CCGGCGGGCGTAAGAGGAACTGACGCCGATTCCCACGATCCGAGAGAAGCGCAAGCCACCCATGCCCACGCGCCACGACATCCGTAACGTCGCCATCGTCGCCCACGTCGACCACGGCAAGACGACCATCGTCGACGCCATGCTCAAGCAGGCCGGTGCCTTCGCCGCCCACCAGCAGCTCGACGACCGCATGATGGACTCGAACGACCTGGAGCGTGAGAAGGGCATCACGATCCTCGCCAAGAACACGGCGGTGAAGTACCACCCCAAGGACGGCGGGGCCCCGATCACGATCAACATCATCGACACCCCCGGCCACGCCGACTTCGGTGGCGAGGTCGAGCGCGGTCTGTCGATGGTCGACGCCGTCGTCCTCCTGGTGGACGCCTCCGAGGGTCCGCTCCCGCAGACCCGCTTCGTGCTGCGCAAGGCCCTCCAGCAGCGCAAGCCCGTCATCCTCTGCATCAACAAGACGGACCGCCCGGACTCCCGGATCGACGAGGTCGTCAACGAGACCTACGACCTCTTCCTCGACCTGGACGCCGACGAGGACCAGATCGAGTTCCCGATCGTCTACGCGTGCGGCCGTGACGGCGTCGCCTCGCTGACCAAGCCGGAGGACGGCACGGTCCCGCAGGACTCCGACAACCTGGAGCCGTTCTTCTCCACCATCCTGGAGCACGTCCCGGCCCCGTCGTACGACGAGGAGGCGCCGCTCCAGGCGCACGTCACCAACCTCGACGCCGACAACTTCCTCGGCCGCATCGCGCTGCTCCGCGTCGAGCAGGGCGAGCTGCGCAAGGGCCAGACGGTCGCGTGGATCAAGCGGGACGGCACGATCTCCAACGTCCGCATCACCGAGCTGATGATGACCGAGGCGCTCACCCGCAAGCCGGCCGAGGTCGCCGGCCCCGGTGACATCTGCGCCGTCGCCGGCATCCCGGACATCATGATCGGCGAGACCCTGGCCGACCCGGAGAACCCGATCGCGCTCCCGCTGATCACGGTCGACCAGCCGGCCATCTCCATGACCATCGGCACCAACACCTCGCCGCTCGTCGGCCGCGGCGGCACCGGCAAGGGCGCCGACGCCAAGTCCGCCGTGAAGGACCGCAAGGTCACCGCCCGCCAGGTGAAGGACCGCCTGGACCGCGAGCTCGTCGGCAACGTCTCGCTCCGCGTCCTGGAGACCGAGCGCCCGGACGCCTGGGAGGTCCAGGGCCGCGGTGAGCTCGCGCTCGCCATCCTGGTCGAGCAGATGCGCCGCGAGGGCTTCGAGCTCACCATCGGCAAGCCGCAGGTCGTCACCAAGGAGGTCGACGGCAAGATCCACGAGCCCGTCGAGCGCCTCACGGTCGACGTCCCCGAGGAGCACATGGGCGCCGTCACCCAGCTCATGGGCGTCCGCAAGGGCCGCATGGACAACATGTCGAACCACGGCTCCGGCTGGGTCCGCATGGAGTTCGTCGTCCCGTCGCGCGGTCTCATCGGCTTCCGTACCGAGTTCCTGACCCAGACCCGCGGCACCGGCATCGGGCACTCGATCCACGAGGGCCACGAGCCGTGGTTCGGCCCGCTCCAGACCCGTAACAACGGCTCCCTGGTGGCCGACCGCGCGGGTGCCGTCACCGCCTTCGCGATGACCAACCTGCAGGAGCGCGGCGTCCTGTTCACCGACCCCGGCACCGAGGTGTACGAGGGCATGATCGTCGGCGAGAACTCGCGCTCCGACGACATGGACGTGAACATCACCAAGGAGAAGAAGCTCACGAACATGCGGTCCTCGTCGGCCGACTCGTTCGAGGCGATCGTCCCGCCGCGCAAGCTCTCCCTGGAGCAGTCCCTGGAGTTCTGCCGCGACGACGAGTGCGTCGAGGTCACCCCGGAGGCCGTCCGCATCCGCAAGGTCGTCCTGGACCAGAAGGAGCGCGCCCGCTCCGCCTCGCGCGCCAAGAACGCCTGAGTCGCGCCGCCGGCCCGACGGCCGGCGGACGACCCCCGGGATCGGCTGAGCCGCATCTCACACGCAGGGCCTGGCCACTCGCACAATGTGCGAGTGGCCAGGCCCTTTTCGTCAAACGCATTGCCCCCGCCCGGCGTCCGGAATCCGGTCATCGCTCTCCGGTACGTGTGTTAACGGTCCGTTTCGGGGGTGTCTGTCTGTGCTCAGTTTGTCCGGATTTCGGTCTTCGCGGCCTAGGTGATGTTGTCAAAACGAGACCACTTAAGTGTGGTTTACAGCCCGGACGTACTTAATAGTTGGCTCCATTGAGCTCGGGTCAATGGGTCACGCACTGTGGGGAGTGCCGACTCACGAGCACACTCGGGGTACCGGGGGATCAACGCCGTCAGGGGTGTCGGCAGGTCTCGAAGTGCCCTTCTTGTAGTGACAAGTGGACTCATGAGGAGGAAACCCATGCGCGGTGCCAAGAGCGCCAAGTGGGTAACGGGCGCGATCATCGTCGCCCTGGCTGCGACCGCCTGTGGCGGGGGCAAGAGCGAAGGCGGCAACGACGCCAAGGGCAAGGTCGACCCGAACGGCATCTTCTCGATCGAGGTCGGCGAGCCGGAGAAGCCGCTGCTGACCGGTGACACCATGGAGTCCAACGGCTCCATCGTCATGGCCGGCCTGTTCTCGACCCTGGTCGACTACAAGGCCGACGGCTCGCTCGAGATGATCAACGCCGAGTCGGTCACCACCACCGACTCGAAGCTGTGGACCGTCAAGCTCAAGAAGGGCTGGAAGTTCCACGACGGCACCCCGGTCACCGCCAAGTCCTTCGTGGACGCGTGGAACTGGAACGCCAACGTCGAGAACGCCCAGGGCCTGGCCTCCTGGTACGCCGACATCAAGGGCTTCGAGAAGGTCCACCCGGAGGCGGAGGGCGCCAAGCCCACCTCCAAGACCCTCGACGGCCTGAAGGTCCTCGACGAGAACACCTTCACCATCGAGCTCGCGAAGCCGGTTCCGTACTTCGCCCACAAGCTCGCCTACATCTCCTTCGCCCCGCTCCCCGAGTCCTTCTTCAAGGACCCGGAGGCCGCCGGCCAGAAGCCGGTCGGCAACGGTCCCTACAAGTTCAAGAGCTGGGACCACAAGAAGCAGATCGAGATCGTCCGTTACGACGGCTACACCGGCCCGAACAAGGCGAAGAACGGCGGTGTGGTCTTCAAGAACTACACCACCCTCGAGGCCGCGTACGAGGACCTGAAGTCGGGCAACGTCGACGTCCTGCGCCAGCTCGCCCCGAAGGACCTCCCGGTCTACCGCTCGGACCTCGGCGACCGCGCCGTGGACCAGCCGTACTCCGCGATCCAGACGGTCGCCGTCGCCTTCTACGCCGACCAGTGGAAGAAGCCGAAGCAGGTCGACCCGAAGGTCATCCAGGGCCTCTCGATGGCCATCGACCGCGCCACGATCACCAAGACGGTGCTCAACGGCACCCGCGAGCCCGCCACCGGCTGGGTCGCCCAGGGCGTGCTCGGCTACCAGCCGAACGCGGTCGAGGTCACCAAGTTCGACCCCGCCAAGGCCAAGGAGCTCATCAAGGCCGGCGGCGGCGTCCCGAACAACAAGATCTCCATCCAGTACAACGCCGACGGCGGTCACAAGGAGTGGGTGGAGGCTGTCTGCAACTCCATCACCCAGGCCACCAGCGTCGAGTGCGTCGGCGACGGCAAGCCGGACTTCCAGGCCGACCTCCAGGCTCGTAAGAACCAGCAGGTCAAGTCCCTGTACCGCTCCGGCTGGGTGCTCGACTACCCGGTGAACGCCAACTTCATCTCGGACCTGTTCCGCACGGGTGCGGGCGGCAACCAGGGCGGCTTCTCCAACAAGGAGCTGGACGCCAAGATCGCCAAGGCCGACTCCGCCAAGACCCTTGAGGAGTCCGTCAAGGAGTACCAGGCGATCGAGAAGGACCTGGTGAACTACATGCCGTCCATCCCGCTCTGGTACTACAAGGTCAACGCGGGCTACTCGGAGAAGGTCTCCGGCGTGGCGTACGGCCAGGACGGCGACCCGATCCTGACCGGCGTCGAGGTCAAGAAGTAATCACCCGAGCGTAGTCCGCATGCCGTCACGGGACTTGGCGGATCGTCAAGTCCCGTCTCGGTGCCTTACGCAGTGGCTGGGGGGCCCTCCCGTGGCATCACGCTGTCCGAAACCGGGCAGCCATGCCGCGGGAGGGCCCGTCGGCTGCGGCCGTCACATCTCAACGGAGGCATGATGGGGCGCTATGTCGCACGACGACTGCTCCAGATGATCCCGGTCTTCTTCGGGACAACCCTGCTGATCTTCCTCATGGTCTACAGCCTGCCCGGCGACCCCGTGGCCGGACTGTTCGGCGACAAGGGCGCCAGCCCGTCGACCATCGAGGCGATCAGGCACAAGCTCGGTCTCGACCAGCCACTGTGGAAGCAGTACTGGGACTACATGACCGGCATCATCCTGCACTTCGACTTCGGGACGCAGATCCGCAACGATCGCCCCGTGACCGAGGTGCTGGGCGACGCGTTCCCGGTCACGCTCCAGCTGGCCACCCTGGCCTTCGCGTTCGAGCTGATCTTCGGCATCGGCCTCGGCATCATCGCCGGCCTCCGTGCCGGCCGCCTGGCCGACAACGCCATCCTGATCTTCACCCTGCTGATCATCTCGATCCCGGTCTTCGTGCTCGGCTTCCTCATCAAGATGGTCTTCGCGTTCAACCTGGGCTGGATCGAACCGAACGTCAGCAACGACCAGTTGTGGTCCGAGATGATCGCCCCGGCCGTCGTGCTCGGTGGTCTCTCACTCGCCTACGTGGCCCGCCTCACCCGCACCTCCATGGCGGAGAACCTGCGCGCCGACTACATGCGCACGGCCATCGCCAAGGGTCTGCCGAGGCGCCGGGTCATCGGCGTCCACCTCATGCGCAACTCGATGATCCCGGTCGTCACCTTCCTCGGCACCGACATCGGCGCCCTCATGGGCGGTGCGATCGTCACCGAGCGCATCTTCAACGTGAAGGGCGTCGGCGGCCTCATCGCCGAGTCGATCACGCGGCGCGAGGGCACCACCCTGGTCGGCCTCGTCACCGTCCTGGTGATCGTCTACCTCGTCACCAGCCTGCTCATCGACCTGCTGTACGCGGTCCTGGACCCGAGGATCCGGTATGCCTGACGTGACCAAGACCGCCGCCGTCGAAGACGCCGTCGCACCCCCCTCGGCGACGGAGCCGAAGGGCGCGCCCAAGCCGGAGAAGGCCCGCTCCCTCTGGGGCGACGCCTGGGCGGACCTGCGCCGCAACCCGTACTTCCTCGTCTCGTCGGTGCTCATCGCCTTCCTGCTGCTGATCTCCGCCTGGCCGAGCCTCTTCACCAGCGCCTCGCCCACCACGGGTGACCTCGTGAAGCACTTCCTGGGCAAGCCCGAGCTGGGCAACATCGGTTCCGAGGGCTGGTTCGGCTACGACCAGCAGGGCCGTTCCGTGTACGCCCGCCTGATCCACGGCACCCGTGCCTCGATCATCGTCGGCATCTGCGTCACCCTCATCGTCACCGTCGTCGGCGGTCTGATGGGCATGATCGCCGGCTACTTCGGCGGCGTCTGGGACGCGGTCCTCTCCCGGATCACCGACATCTTCTTCGGCATCCCGTTCCTGCTCGGTGCCATGGTCGTCCTGCAGTCCTTCACGGAGCGCACCGTCTGGGTGGTCGTCGGGGCCCTGGCCTTCCTCGGCTGGACCCAGATGGCCCGCGTCATGCGCGGCGCCGTGATCACCGTCAAGCAGGCCGACTACGTCCACGCGGCCAAGGCCCTCGGCGCCGGCACCCCCCGGATCCTCTTCCGGCACATCCTGCCGAACGCCATGGCCCCCGTGATCGTCGTCGCCACCATCGCGCTCGGCGGCTACATCTCGGCCGAGGCCACCCTGTCCTACCTGGGCCTGGGTCTCGCCTCGCCGACCGTCTCGTGGGGCGTCGACGTCTCCACCGCGGTCGACCAGATCCGCGTCGCTCCGCACGTCCTGCTCTGGCCGTCGATCATGCTGAGCATCACCGTCCTGGCGTTCATCATGCTCGGCGAAGCCGTTCGCAACGCCCTCGACCCCAAGCTGCGCTGAGGAGGGCGTAAACCGTGAGCACCATGAACAAGACCGCGTCCGTCCCCGCGCCGCGAGAGAGCGGCGAGCACAACGGACCGCTGCTCGAAGTCAAGGACCTGCACGTCGAGTTCCACACCCGTGACGGTGTGGCCAAGGCGGTCAACGGCGTCAACTACTCGGTGGACGCCGGCGAGACCCTCGCCGTCCTCGGCGAGTCCGGCTCCGGCAAGTCCGTCACCGCCCAGGCCATCATGGGCATCCTCGACATGCCGCCCGGCAAGATCCCGCAGGGCGAGATCCTGTTCCGCGGCGAGGACATGCTCAAGATGTCCGACGAGGAGCGCCGGAAGATCCGCGGCCGCAAGATCGCGATGATCTTCCAGGACGCGCTCTCCTCGCTGAACCCGGTCCTCTCCGTCGGCTACCAGCTCGGCGAGATGTTCCGCGTCCACCAGGGCCTGTCCAAGAAGGACGCCAAGCTCAAGGCCATCGAACTGATGGACAAGGTCAAGATCCCCGCCGCCAAGGCGCGGGTCAGCGACTACCCCCACATGTTCTCCGGCGGTATGCGCCAGCGCATCATGATCGCCATGGCGCTGGCCCTGGAGCCCGACCTGATCATCGCCGACGAGCCGACCACGGCTCTCGACGTGACGGTCCAGGCCCAGGTCATGGACCTCCTCGCGGAGCTCCAGCGCGAGTACAACATGGGCCTGATCCTGATCACCCACGACCTCGGCGTCGTCGCCGACGTCGCGGACAAGATCGCCGTCATGTACGCCGGCCGGATCGTCGAGCAGGCGCCCGTGCACGAGCTGTACGCCCGCCCGGCGCACCCGTACACCCGCGGCCTGCTGGACTCGATCCCGCGCCTGGACCAGAAGGGCCAGGAGCTCTACGCGATCAAGGGCCTCCCGCCGAACCTGCTCAAGGTCCCCACCGGCTGCGCCTTCAACCCGCGCTGCCCCAAGGCCACCGACCTCTGCCGTACGGAGATCCCGGCCCTGGTGCCGGTCACCGAGCAGGACGGCGCGGATCTGCCGGGCCGCAAGAGCGCCTGCCACTTCTGGAAGGAGACGATCCATGGCTGACCTCAGCAAGAACGACGAGGCCGTGGCGGCGGCTCTCGACGCGCCGATCCAGCGCGGCGAGCCGATCCTCCAGGTGCGCAACCTGCAGAAGCACTTCCCGCTGACGCAGGGCATCCTCTTCAAGAAGCAGGTCGGCGCGGTCAAGGCCGTGGACGGGGTCTCCTTCGACCTCTACCAGGGCGAGACCCTCGGCATCGTGGGCGAGTCCGGCTGTGGCAAGTCCACGGTCGCCAAGCTCCTGATGAACCTGGAGCGGGCCACCGCGGGCGAGGTCTTCTACAAGGGCCAGGACATCACCAAGCTGTCCGGCCGCGCGCTGAAGGCCGTCCGCCGGAACATCCAGATGGTGTTCCAGGACCCGTACACCTCGCTGAACCCGCGCATGACGGTCGGCGACATCATCGGCGAGACCTTCGACATCCACCCCGAGGTGGCCCCGAAGGGCGACCGGCGCCGCAAGGTGCAGGAGCTCCTCGACGTCGTCGGTCTGAACCCGGAGTACATCAACCGGTACCCGCACCAGTTCTCCGGCGGTCAGCGCCAGCGCATCGGCATCGCCCGCGGCCTCGCGCTCAACCCGGAGATCATCATCTGCGACGAGCCGGTCTCGGCCCTGGACGTCTCCGTCCAGGCGCAGGTCATCAACCTGATGGAGAAGCTCCAGGACGAGTTCAACCTGTCCTACATCTTCATCGCGCACGACCTGTCGATCGTCCGGCACATCTCGGACCGCGTGGGCGTCATGTACCTCGGCAAGCTCGCCGAGATCGGTACGGACGAGGAGATCTACGACCACCCCACGCACCCGTACACCCAGGCGCTGCTCTCCGCGGTGCCGGTGCCGGACCCGCAGGCCCGCGCCAACCGCGACCGCATCATCCTCACGGGCGACGTGCCCTCGCCGGCCAACCCGCCGTCGGGCTGCCGCTTCCGCACCCGGTGCTGGAAGGCCCAGGACAAGTGCGCCACGGAGCAGCCGGTGCTCGCGATCCCGGAGCGCTTCCGCGGCCAGGACACCCTGGCGGCCCACGAGTCGGCGTGCCACTTCGCCGAGGAGCGGGACGTCGTCCACGCGGGCTGACCGACCGTGACGGCCCGAAGGACCAGGGCCCCTCGCACCCCCGCCGGGTGCGGGGGGCCCTTTCCGTGTCACGGCACACTCCCTTGGACGCCGTGAAAGTGCACTCCCGTCAATACCGGGTGATATTGGGCCCTAAGTCACGCTCAGGACAATCGGGAGGCACTCCATGCGCGGAGCCACGCACGCCAAGTGGGCCGCACTGGCCACCGCCGTCGCCCTCGCGGCGACCGCCTGCGGCGGCGGTGACGACAGTGGCGGCGGCGGAGGGGCCGACGGCATCGTGAGTTCCTCGTGGGGAGACCCGCAGAACCCGCTGGAGCCGGCGAACACCAACGAGGTCCAGGGCGGCAAGGTGCTGTCGATGATCTTCCGCGGTCTCAAGCAGTACGACCCGAAGACCGGCGAGGCGAAGGACATGCTCGCCGAGAAGATCGAGACGACCGACTCGACCAACTTCACCATCACCGTCAAGGACGGCTGGACCTTCTCCAACGGCGAGAAGGTCACCGCCCAGTCCTTCGTCGACGCCTGGAACTACGGCGCGAACCTGAAGAACAACCAGAAGAACGCCTTCTTCTTCGGCCAGATCGAGGGCTACGACCAGGTCCACCCCGAGAAGGGCGAGCCCACCGCCGAGACCCTGTCCGGCCTCAAGGTCACCTCTCCCCAGACCTTCACGGTCAAGCTCACCCAGAAGTTCTCGACCTGGCCCGACACCCTCGGGTACGCGGCCTTCGCGCCGCTCCCGCAGTCGTTCTTCGACGACCACGCCGGCTGGCTGGCGAAGCCCGTCGGCAACGGCCCGTACACCATCGACTCGTACGCCAAGGGCTCCCAGATGGAGCTCAAGCGCTGGGACGACTACCCGGGCGACGACAAGGCGAAGAACGGCGGCATCACCCTCAAGGTCTACACGGACAACAACACCGCGTACACCGACCTGATCGCCGGCAACCTCGACCTCGTCGACGACGTCCCCGCCGCCCAGCTCAAGAACGTCTCCGCCGACCTCGGCGACCGGTACATCAACACCCCGGCGGGCATCATCCAGACCCTGTCCTTCCCGTTCTACGACCCCGCGTGGAACAAGCCGGGCCAGGAGAAGCTCCGCCAGGGCCTGTCGATGGCCATCGACCGGGAGCAGATCACCGAGACGATCTTCCAGAAGACCCGCACGCCCGCCGTCGACTGGACCTCCCCGGTCCTCGGCGAGGAGGGCGGCTACAAGGACGTCTGCGGCGACTTCTGCAAGTACGACGCCGCGCAGGCGAAGAAGCTGGTGGCCGAGGGCGGCGGCATCCCCGGCGGCACGATGAAGATCTCGTACAACGCCGACACCGGCTCCCACAAGGAGTGGGTGGACGCGGTCTGCAACTCCATCAACCGGGCCCTCGGCAACAACACGGCCTGCGTCGGCAACCCCATCGGCACCTTCGCCGACTACCGCAACCAGGTCACCACCCAGAAGATGACCGGGCCCTTCCGGGCCGGCTGGCAGATGGACTACCCGCTCATCCAGAACTTCCTCCAGCCGCTGTACTACACCAACGCCTCGTCGAACGACGGCAAGTACAGCAGCGAGCAGTTCGACAAGCTGGTGGACCAGGCCAACGCCGAGACCGACATCAGCAAGGCCGTCGGGATCTTCCAGCAGGCCGAGGAAGTCCTCCGCGACGACATGGGCGCCATCCCGCTCTGGTACCAGAACGGCAGCGCCGGCTACTCCACGCGGGTCGGGAACGTCGCCCTCAACCCCTTCAGCGTCCCCGTCTACGACGCGATCACGGTCAACTGACCCGTCTGGCAGGCCGTAGCACAACGGCGCCGTACGGCCCGGCCCGCGGACCCTCCCTCCCGCGCCGGGCCGTACGCCTTCTCCCAACCCCCGGAGTCCCTCATGGGTCGATACGTGATCCGGCGGCTGCTGCAGATGATCCCGGTCTTCTTCGGCGCCACGCTGTTGATCTTCCTGATGGTGAACGTGATGGGCGACCCCATCGCCGGACTCTGCGGCGACCGCGCCTGCGACCCGGCGACCGCCGCCCAGCTGAGGAAGGAGTTCGGCCTCGACAAGCCCGTCTGGCAGCAATACCTGACCTACATGGGCAACGTCTTCACCGGCGACTTCGGCACCGCCTTCAACGGGCAGCCCGTCACCGAGCTGATGGCCAGCGCCTTCCCGGTCACCATCCGGCTCACCATCGTCGCCATCCTCTTCGAGATCGTCATCGGCATCAGCCTCGGCGTGCTCACCGGCCTCAAGCGCGGCCGGCCCGTCGACACCGGCGTCCTGCTGCTGACCCTGGTCGTCCTCTCCATCCCCACCTTCGTCACCGGCCTCCTCGTCCAGCTGCTCCTCGGCGTGAAGTGGGGCTGGATCAACCCGGCCGTCTCGCCCGAGGCGCCCTTCGACGAGCTGATCGTCCCCGGCCTGGTCCTCGCCTCCGTCTCCCTCGCGTACGTCACCCGGCTCACCCGCACCTCGATCGCCGAGAACAAGCGCGCCGACTACGTCCGCACCGCCGTCGCCAAGGGCCTCCCGCGCCGCCGGGTCATCGGCCGCCACCTGCTGCGCAACAGCCTCATCCCGGTGGTCACCTTCATCGGCGCCGACATCGGCGCGCTCATGGGCGGCGCCATCGTCACCGAACGGATTTTCAACATCCACGGCGTCGGCTACCAGCTCTACCAGGGCATCGTCCGGCAGAACACCCAGACCGTGGTCGGCTTCGTGACGATCCTCGTCCTGATCTTCCTGCTGGCCAACCTGCTGGTGGACCTCCTGTACGCCGTCCTTGACCCGAGGATTCGCTATGCCTGAGCCGACCGAGCCCCTCGAAGAGGGCCGCGCCATCGCCGCCACCGGCGCCGGTGGCGCCACCGACCTGGCCATGGACGAGGCCGAGACCCTGGAGCAGCGTCCATCAGCCGCCGGCCCGAAGGGCACCGGTCCCGACGAGAAGCCCCGCTCCCTCTGGTCCGACGCCTGGCACGACCTGCGCCGCAACCCGATCTTCATC
The Streptomyces roseofulvus genome window above contains:
- the typA gene encoding translational GTPase TypA — translated: MPTRHDIRNVAIVAHVDHGKTTIVDAMLKQAGAFAAHQQLDDRMMDSNDLEREKGITILAKNTAVKYHPKDGGAPITINIIDTPGHADFGGEVERGLSMVDAVVLLVDASEGPLPQTRFVLRKALQQRKPVILCINKTDRPDSRIDEVVNETYDLFLDLDADEDQIEFPIVYACGRDGVASLTKPEDGTVPQDSDNLEPFFSTILEHVPAPSYDEEAPLQAHVTNLDADNFLGRIALLRVEQGELRKGQTVAWIKRDGTISNVRITELMMTEALTRKPAEVAGPGDICAVAGIPDIMIGETLADPENPIALPLITVDQPAISMTIGTNTSPLVGRGGTGKGADAKSAVKDRKVTARQVKDRLDRELVGNVSLRVLETERPDAWEVQGRGELALAILVEQMRREGFELTIGKPQVVTKEVDGKIHEPVERLTVDVPEEHMGAVTQLMGVRKGRMDNMSNHGSGWVRMEFVVPSRGLIGFRTEFLTQTRGTGIGHSIHEGHEPWFGPLQTRNNGSLVADRAGAVTAFAMTNLQERGVLFTDPGTEVYEGMIVGENSRSDDMDVNITKEKKLTNMRSSSADSFEAIVPPRKLSLEQSLEFCRDDECVEVTPEAVRIRKVVLDQKERARSASRAKNA
- a CDS encoding ABC transporter substrate-binding protein translates to MRGAKSAKWVTGAIIVALAATACGGGKSEGGNDAKGKVDPNGIFSIEVGEPEKPLLTGDTMESNGSIVMAGLFSTLVDYKADGSLEMINAESVTTTDSKLWTVKLKKGWKFHDGTPVTAKSFVDAWNWNANVENAQGLASWYADIKGFEKVHPEAEGAKPTSKTLDGLKVLDENTFTIELAKPVPYFAHKLAYISFAPLPESFFKDPEAAGQKPVGNGPYKFKSWDHKKQIEIVRYDGYTGPNKAKNGGVVFKNYTTLEAAYEDLKSGNVDVLRQLAPKDLPVYRSDLGDRAVDQPYSAIQTVAVAFYADQWKKPKQVDPKVIQGLSMAIDRATITKTVLNGTREPATGWVAQGVLGYQPNAVEVTKFDPAKAKELIKAGGGVPNNKISIQYNADGGHKEWVEAVCNSITQATSVECVGDGKPDFQADLQARKNQQVKSLYRSGWVLDYPVNANFISDLFRTGAGGNQGGFSNKELDAKIAKADSAKTLEESVKEYQAIEKDLVNYMPSIPLWYYKVNAGYSEKVSGVAYGQDGDPILTGVEVKK
- a CDS encoding ABC transporter permease, whose translation is MGRYVARRLLQMIPVFFGTTLLIFLMVYSLPGDPVAGLFGDKGASPSTIEAIRHKLGLDQPLWKQYWDYMTGIILHFDFGTQIRNDRPVTEVLGDAFPVTLQLATLAFAFELIFGIGLGIIAGLRAGRLADNAILIFTLLIISIPVFVLGFLIKMVFAFNLGWIEPNVSNDQLWSEMIAPAVVLGGLSLAYVARLTRTSMAENLRADYMRTAIAKGLPRRRVIGVHLMRNSMIPVVTFLGTDIGALMGGAIVTERIFNVKGVGGLIAESITRREGTTLVGLVTVLVIVYLVTSLLIDLLYAVLDPRIRYA
- a CDS encoding ABC transporter permease; translation: MPDVTKTAAVEDAVAPPSATEPKGAPKPEKARSLWGDAWADLRRNPYFLVSSVLIAFLLLISAWPSLFTSASPTTGDLVKHFLGKPELGNIGSEGWFGYDQQGRSVYARLIHGTRASIIVGICVTLIVTVVGGLMGMIAGYFGGVWDAVLSRITDIFFGIPFLLGAMVVLQSFTERTVWVVVGALAFLGWTQMARVMRGAVITVKQADYVHAAKALGAGTPRILFRHILPNAMAPVIVVATIALGGYISAEATLSYLGLGLASPTVSWGVDVSTAVDQIRVAPHVLLWPSIMLSITVLAFIMLGEAVRNALDPKLR
- a CDS encoding ABC transporter ATP-binding protein; this encodes MNKTASVPAPRESGEHNGPLLEVKDLHVEFHTRDGVAKAVNGVNYSVDAGETLAVLGESGSGKSVTAQAIMGILDMPPGKIPQGEILFRGEDMLKMSDEERRKIRGRKIAMIFQDALSSLNPVLSVGYQLGEMFRVHQGLSKKDAKLKAIELMDKVKIPAAKARVSDYPHMFSGGMRQRIMIAMALALEPDLIIADEPTTALDVTVQAQVMDLLAELQREYNMGLILITHDLGVVADVADKIAVMYAGRIVEQAPVHELYARPAHPYTRGLLDSIPRLDQKGQELYAIKGLPPNLLKVPTGCAFNPRCPKATDLCRTEIPALVPVTEQDGADLPGRKSACHFWKETIHG
- a CDS encoding dipeptide ABC transporter ATP-binding protein: MADLSKNDEAVAAALDAPIQRGEPILQVRNLQKHFPLTQGILFKKQVGAVKAVDGVSFDLYQGETLGIVGESGCGKSTVAKLLMNLERATAGEVFYKGQDITKLSGRALKAVRRNIQMVFQDPYTSLNPRMTVGDIIGETFDIHPEVAPKGDRRRKVQELLDVVGLNPEYINRYPHQFSGGQRQRIGIARGLALNPEIIICDEPVSALDVSVQAQVINLMEKLQDEFNLSYIFIAHDLSIVRHISDRVGVMYLGKLAEIGTDEEIYDHPTHPYTQALLSAVPVPDPQARANRDRIILTGDVPSPANPPSGCRFRTRCWKAQDKCATEQPVLAIPERFRGQDTLAAHESACHFAEERDVVHAG
- a CDS encoding ABC transporter substrate-binding protein, with translation MRGATHAKWAALATAVALAATACGGGDDSGGGGGADGIVSSSWGDPQNPLEPANTNEVQGGKVLSMIFRGLKQYDPKTGEAKDMLAEKIETTDSTNFTITVKDGWTFSNGEKVTAQSFVDAWNYGANLKNNQKNAFFFGQIEGYDQVHPEKGEPTAETLSGLKVTSPQTFTVKLTQKFSTWPDTLGYAAFAPLPQSFFDDHAGWLAKPVGNGPYTIDSYAKGSQMELKRWDDYPGDDKAKNGGITLKVYTDNNTAYTDLIAGNLDLVDDVPAAQLKNVSADLGDRYINTPAGIIQTLSFPFYDPAWNKPGQEKLRQGLSMAIDREQITETIFQKTRTPAVDWTSPVLGEEGGYKDVCGDFCKYDAAQAKKLVAEGGGIPGGTMKISYNADTGSHKEWVDAVCNSINRALGNNTACVGNPIGTFADYRNQVTTQKMTGPFRAGWQMDYPLIQNFLQPLYYTNASSNDGKYSSEQFDKLVDQANAETDISKAVGIFQQAEEVLRDDMGAIPLWYQNGSAGYSTRVGNVALNPFSVPVYDAITVN
- a CDS encoding ABC transporter permease, which encodes MGRYVIRRLLQMIPVFFGATLLIFLMVNVMGDPIAGLCGDRACDPATAAQLRKEFGLDKPVWQQYLTYMGNVFTGDFGTAFNGQPVTELMASAFPVTIRLTIVAILFEIVIGISLGVLTGLKRGRPVDTGVLLLTLVVLSIPTFVTGLLVQLLLGVKWGWINPAVSPEAPFDELIVPGLVLASVSLAYVTRLTRTSIAENKRADYVRTAVAKGLPRRRVIGRHLLRNSLIPVVTFIGADIGALMGGAIVTERIFNIHGVGYQLYQGIVRQNTQTVVGFVTILVLIFLLANLLVDLLYAVLDPRIRYA